The following coding sequences are from one Gemmatimonadota bacterium window:
- a CDS encoding Gfo/Idh/MocA family oxidoreductase: MNQLNVGIVGLGWVAGAHIDAFKAVTGADVTAVCSRRTHDDAVLSAQFGTPLKSCVDYEKMLSDPDVHIVDICTPHPFHADQAVAAAEAGKHLIIEKPLALTPGDAARIQTAVDRAGVSVCVCFECRYSAHFTLIRSVIDQGLLGDLHYAEVDYYHGIGPWYGQYDWNVKKAMGGTSLLTAGCHALDTLLFFMDGKVEEVTSYNTKSSSPHFAPYEYDTTSVSMLKFEGSGRIGKVTSCIDCLQPYYFHVHLVGSEGSLLDNRFYSEKIRGMDRSRWSTLETSLIDSGDVQDHPYEPQFQAFVDSIRGGGPMPLTDMATAYESHRVVFAADRSAAEGRPVRLDELD, encoded by the coding sequence GTGAACCAACTGAACGTAGGCATCGTCGGTCTCGGCTGGGTAGCCGGGGCGCATATCGACGCTTTCAAGGCCGTGACCGGGGCGGACGTCACCGCCGTCTGCTCCCGCCGTACCCACGACGACGCAGTCCTTTCGGCACAGTTCGGAACGCCGCTGAAGTCCTGTGTCGATTACGAGAAGATGCTCTCCGACCCCGATGTCCACATCGTCGATATCTGCACCCCCCATCCCTTTCACGCCGATCAGGCCGTGGCCGCCGCGGAAGCCGGCAAACATCTCATCATCGAGAAGCCGCTCGCCCTGACCCCAGGAGACGCGGCCCGTATTCAGACCGCCGTGGACCGGGCCGGCGTATCGGTCTGCGTCTGTTTCGAATGCCGGTACAGCGCCCACTTCACCCTCATCCGGTCCGTCATCGACCAGGGGCTCCTCGGCGACCTGCACTACGCCGAAGTCGACTACTACCACGGCATCGGTCCGTGGTACGGCCAGTACGACTGGAACGTGAAGAAGGCCATGGGCGGGACCAGCCTGCTGACGGCCGGCTGCCATGCCCTGGATACCCTCCTTTTCTTTATGGACGGGAAGGTGGAGGAAGTCACCAGCTACAATACGAAGTCTTCGAGCCCTCACTTCGCACCTTACGAATACGATACGACCAGCGTTTCCATGCTGAAGTTCGAGGGAAGCGGCCGGATCGGCAAGGTGACTTCCTGCATCGACTGTCTCCAACCCTATTACTTCCACGTGCACCTGGTGGGCAGCGAGGGCAGCCTGCTGGACAACCGGTTCTACTCCGAGAAGATCCGGGGGATGGACCGGAGCCGGTGGAGCACCCTCGAGACCTCGCTGATTGATTCGGGCGACGTGCAGGATCATCCATACGAACCCCAGTTCCAGGCCTTTGTCGACAGCATCCGGGGCGGCGGCCCCATGCCCCTCACCGATATGGCCACGGCCTACGAATCCCACCGGGTTGTCTTCGCGGCCGACCGGTCCGCGGCGGAAGGCCGGCCCGTGCGCCTGGACGAGCTGGACTGA